The following is a genomic window from Niveispirillum cyanobacteriorum.
GACCGTGGTTGCTCCCCCGCCGCCCCCGCCGGCCCCCGCGCCGGCCCCGGCTCCGGCTGCCGCCCCGACCATCACCCGCAACTTCACGGTCTTCTTCGACTGGGATCGTTCGGTGCTGTCGGCTGATGCGCAGCAGGTCCTGCAGAACGTCGCCCGCGACGCCAAGGCTGGTAAGATCGTGCAGATCAATGTGGCTGGCCATGCCGACACGTCCGGTCCGACCGACTATAACCAGAAGCTGTCGCAGCGCCGCGCCGAGGCTGTGCGGGAGTATCTGGTGAGCCAGGGTCTGCCGGCCAATCAGGTTTCCGTGGAAGCCAAGGGTGAGGCGGATCTGCTGGTTCCGACCGCCGATGGCGTTCGTGAGCCGTCGAACCGCCGCGCCGTGATCGTGTTCCCCTGATCATCTGATCGGATGACACCTGCCGGCCCTTCGGGGTCGGCAGACGGTACGAAAAAGGGCCGCTATTCGCAGCGGCCCTTTTTTATTTGGATTATATTGATTTTTACGAGAATTTGTTTTTGTTTTCACGTGTCAGGCCATTGGCGCGATGCCATGTTCCATGGCCCAGATGGCGGCCTGGGTGCGGTTGCCGGCGTTGATCTTCCGCATGGCATTCTTGAAATGCATCTTCACGGTGCTTTCCGTGATCGACAGGCGCCGGGCAATGGCCTTGTTGGAATGGCCGCTGATGACACAGGCCAGAATCTGGGTTTCGCGGGGTGATAGGTCGGCGCTGCTTGCCGTGTCGCCAGCGGTTTCGGTCTGGGGGGCTGTCGATGTCTGGGCCTGCCCCATTCCCTGCGTGGCCGTTGACGGATAGACAGCCTGCCCCATCAGGATCAGGCGTACGGCCCGCAGCACGGCGTTGAACGATGCCCCCTTTGAGACATGGCCGTGTGCGCCGGCCGACAGGCTGCGGTTCAGGGCCGGCGGCGCCAGATCAGCGGACAAGACCAGCAGTCGCGTATCCGGCGCCAGGGCGCGTAGCCGCGTCAGCGGGTCGCCATCATCGTTACGGTCCAGGCCCGAGGGGTCAGTGATGATCAAGGCGGGCTTGGTCCCGTTGGTCAGGACCTGTTCGGCGGCGGTTAGCGAGGGCAGGGGGGACTCCACCGCCATGCCTTCTTCTTCCAGCAAGGCGGCCAATGCCGCGCTGAACAGCTGATCATGGTCAATCAGCATCACCGATCCAGATGTCATGCCCCCATACCCCCTGTGATCCAGCCAATTCCCATCGCCGCTGAACCAGGCGCATGTCGCATCCGACGGGAATTTTTCCCATGATTCCAAGCCTTTTGGGCCTGTCGCTGAAAGTTTGGTTAAAATACAATCGATAGATCGAGATGCGAAGTAACTGCCAAGGATAAAAGCTTCGAATTTCGATCTAATTTCATAACAGCTTGGTTCCTGAGAATAATATAAACAGATTCTCATGGAATTGAACAGAAGGAGGTTGCGAGAAGACTTAATCCGTATGAATATGTACGAGAGGTTAACACCGGGCTGGATGCCCCTTTGCTGGAGGTCGGGATGACCATCGCCGTGCGCCGGGGCGGCAGCCCGTTACGTGTTGTGACCACGGACTCCTACGCCCGCCCTAGCGGGGTTGATGGCGTTTCCGGTGTGCGCCGCCGCTGTTTCCTGATCATCGATCCGCAGGCCCTGGTCCGTCATGGGCTGGCGCTGACGCTGGCCTCCCTGCATGACGGGGCGCAGACATGGCAGGCCGGTACGCCGGCGGAGGCGCTAGGCCTGTTGTCGCAAGCCACCAACGTTCCCGATGTGGTGCTGATGGATGCCGATGGGCTGGGCACCGAACGGATGACCGCCATCGCCGATTTCCTGGCCAAGGTGCAGGGTGTCCCGGCTATCATCATGTCGTCTGCGTTCACCCCGGCGGAAACCCGTACGCTGCTGACGGCGGGTGCCGTCGCCTGCCTGCTGAAAAGCGATCCCAGCGCTGTTCTGGCCGAAGCGGTGGCCCTGGCCCTGACGCGCGAAGGCTATGTCCAGATGCCCTATGGCATGCTGACCACCGCCGTCGCCGTGCCCGCGGCGGAGGATCGGGCGGACTTCGCCTCGGTTTCCCGCCTGACCAACCGTCAGCGCGATATTTTCCGCTTGCTGCTGTCCGGCTGTTCCAACAAGGAAATCGCCCGTCAGTTGGGCGTGCTGGAAGGCACCGTAAAGGTCCATGTCCGCGCCATGATGCAGAAGCTGGGCGCGCGTAACCGCACCCAGATCGCCATTCTGGCCGCCCGCACTGGCTTCCGCGCTGAATGCGCCTGATACGGTTTTTGGGTTGAGAAAATAAAAAGGCCCGGTGGTTGATACCACTGGGCCTTTTTATTGGCAGATACTACTGCCTTCACATGCCGGCGACCGTCATCCCATCGATCCGGATGGTGGGCGCGTCGATGCCATAGCGCAGGCGCAGATCGCTGGCCGGCACGATGCGCCGGAACATATCCTTCAGATTGCCGGCAATGGTGATCTCGCTGACGGGATAGGCGATCTGGCCATTCTCGATCCAGAAGCCGGCGGCCCCACGCGAATAATCGCCGGTGACCCCGTTCACGCCCTGGCCCATCAGCTCCGTGACATACAGCCCATCCTGGATATCGGCCATCAGTTCGGTGGGCGACAGGGGGCCGGGGGCCAGATAGACATTGGTGGGGCTGGGCGATGGCGGGCCGCTGGTGCCGCGCGTGGCATGGCCCGTGGGCGTCAGGCCCAACTGGCGCGACGACCGCAGGTCCAGGATCCAGGTGGTCAGCACCCCATCCTCGATCAGGTGGCGGCGATGGTTGGGCAGACCTTCTGCATCGAATGGCTTTGACCGCAGGCCGCGCCGCACATGCGGGTCCTCCACCACCTGGATGCCGGGGGCAAATACCGACTGGCCCAGCTTGTCCTTCAGGAAGCTGGTGCCGCGCGCGATGGCGGCACCGGAAATGGCCCCGCAGAGGTTGCCCAGGAACCCGCCCGACAGGCGCGGATCGAAGATCACGGGCACCGTCTGGCTTTTCACCTTGCGGGGGTTCAGCTTGGCCACAGCCTTGCGGCCGGCGCGCGCGCCAATCTCCGCGGGGCTTTCCAGGTCGCTGCCATAGACCGTGGAGTGATAGGCATAGTCGCGTTCCATGCCGGTGCCTTCGCCGGCCAGGACAGAGACGGACAGCGACCGGCGCGACACGCCGTAACCGCCGGCAAAGCCATTGCTGGCCACCAGGGTCACGGCGCTGCGGCTCCAGCTGGCATCCGCACCGTCGGAATTGGTGACGCCGGCGACCGCGCGGGCCGCATCCTCCGTGGCCTTGGCGGCGTCGATCAGGGCATCGGCGCTGGGCTCATCCGGGTCGTTCAGGTCCAGGTCGATCCAGGAATGGGTGATCTGGCCCGGCTCTGCGATACCGCAGAACGAATCCTCCGGCACGGCGCGGGCCATGGCCACGGCCCGCTCCGCCAGTTCGGCGATCATGCGCGGGCCACGGTCGGTGGAAGAGACCACGGCCATCCGCCGCCCCACAAAGACGCGCAGGCCCAGATCGCCCGCTTCCGACCGTTCCAGCCCTTCCGGCTTGCCCAGGCGCGTGGACAGCGACAGCGACGCCCCATCGACCAGCAGCGCATCGGCGGCATCAGCCCCGGCGCGGCGGGCGCGCTGGATCAGGTCGTCCAACAGGTTAGCGGCGTCTTGGTCGAAGGACGGTTTGGTCATCACTTGATCCTGTCAACTGCCCGGCAAGGGCCTGTGTGCAGACATCTAGCACCCGTACCCCGGCCCGCAAAGGCCCAAAGCGGTCCCGCGACAGCCCGTACCTGTGCCCTTCGTGCAACAGAGGACAGGCGTTACCGATGCGAAACCTGTCCGTGACAATATTAAACGTTTGCATGTTAAAGAGTCGCTTATATAGTCAGCTCATCGGGTATCGGGGCGATGCCCAGGATCAACATCCAGCCTTTAAGGGAGGCCGTAATGCGTGAAGCGACGAATTTTAAGCAGCGTGCCGCCATGGTCCTGCAAGCCCTGGTCCTGGCCGGTCTGTTCGTGGTGGCGGCCATGTCCGCCGGGGAACAGGCCCATGCCGGCGATGGGCCGACCGTGGCCCATAATCAGGTGAGCATGGCGAAGGGCTGACCCGTTTTCGGGGAAGGGTGACGGGCGGGGATGGCTGGTGCTAATGTGTGGCCAGCTTTTCAAACCGTACCCGGAACCTTTTCCCCATGCCCACCTTTGATATCGTCTCCAAGACCGACATCGCCGAAGTGAACAATGCCGTGCAGGGTGTGCTGCGCGAATTGCAGACGCGTTTCGACTTCAAAGGCTCCAAATCCACGATGGAGCTGAAGGAGAAGGAGAACGAAATCCACATCCATACCGAGGACAGCACCAAGCTGGCGCAGCTGACGGAAATGCTGAAAGGCTATTTCGTGCGGCGCAAGCTGGACCCCGGTTGCCTGGATTGGGGCAAGGAAGAAAACGCCGCCGGCGGCACCCTGCGTCAGACCGTGAAGGTTAAGCAGGGTATCGACCAGACCCTGGCCAAGCAGATCAACAAGGCCATCAAGGACAGCAAGATGAAGGTCCAGGCCTCCATCCAGGGTGATGAGCTGCGCGTACAGGGCAAGAAGATCGATGACCTGCAGGCATGCATTGCCCTGGTCAAGGGGCTGAAGATTGAACAGCCGCTGCAATATATCAATTTCCGCGACTGATCGGTGCGATGCGGGGGATCACTTC
Proteins encoded in this region:
- a CDS encoding YajQ family cyclic di-GMP-binding protein; the encoded protein is MPTFDIVSKTDIAEVNNAVQGVLRELQTRFDFKGSKSTMELKEKENEIHIHTEDSTKLAQLTEMLKGYFVRRKLDPGCLDWGKEENAAGGTLRQTVKVKQGIDQTLAKQINKAIKDSKMKVQASIQGDELRVQGKKIDDLQACIALVKGLKIEQPLQYINFRD
- a CDS encoding TldD/PmbA family protein gives rise to the protein MTKPSFDQDAANLLDDLIQRARRAGADAADALLVDGASLSLSTRLGKPEGLERSEAGDLGLRVFVGRRMAVVSSTDRGPRMIAELAERAVAMARAVPEDSFCGIAEPGQITHSWIDLDLNDPDEPSADALIDAAKATEDAARAVAGVTNSDGADASWSRSAVTLVASNGFAGGYGVSRRSLSVSVLAGEGTGMERDYAYHSTVYGSDLESPAEIGARAGRKAVAKLNPRKVKSQTVPVIFDPRLSGGFLGNLCGAISGAAIARGTSFLKDKLGQSVFAPGIQVVEDPHVRRGLRSKPFDAEGLPNHRRHLIEDGVLTTWILDLRSSRQLGLTPTGHATRGTSGPPSPSPTNVYLAPGPLSPTELMADIQDGLYVTELMGQGVNGVTGDYSRGAAGFWIENGQIAYPVSEITIAGNLKDMFRRIVPASDLRLRYGIDAPTIRIDGMTVAGM
- a CDS encoding LuxR C-terminal-related transcriptional regulator — encoded protein: MLIDHDQLFSAALAALLEEEGMAVESPLPSLTAAEQVLTNGTKPALIITDPSGLDRNDDGDPLTRLRALAPDTRLLVLSADLAPPALNRSLSAGAHGHVSKGASFNAVLRAVRLILMGQAVYPSTATQGMGQAQTSTAPQTETAGDTASSADLSPRETQILACVISGHSNKAIARRLSITESTVKMHFKNAMRKINAGNRTQAAIWAMEHGIAPMA
- a CDS encoding LuxR C-terminal-related transcriptional regulator — translated: MTIAVRRGGSPLRVVTTDSYARPSGVDGVSGVRRRCFLIIDPQALVRHGLALTLASLHDGAQTWQAGTPAEALGLLSQATNVPDVVLMDADGLGTERMTAIADFLAKVQGVPAIIMSSAFTPAETRTLLTAGAVACLLKSDPSAVLAEAVALALTREGYVQMPYGMLTTAVAVPAAEDRADFASVSRLTNRQRDIFRLLLSGCSNKEIARQLGVLEGTVKVHVRAMMQKLGARNRTQIAILAARTGFRAECA